In Chryseobacterium lactis, a single genomic region encodes these proteins:
- a CDS encoding helix-turn-helix transcriptional regulator: MSRKPINRLKAVLAEQGKTNKWLAEQLNKNETTVSRWCTNEVQPSMDTLVAIATILEINVRELINPTKTEK; encoded by the coding sequence ATGAGTAGAAAGCCAATCAATAGACTTAAAGCTGTTTTAGCGGAACAAGGAAAGACAAACAAATGGCTTGCAGAGCAATTAAACAAAAACGAAACTACTGTTTCTCGTTGGTGCACAAACGAAGTACAGCCGTCTATGGACACCTTAGTAGCAATTGCAACGATATTAGAAATTAATGTGAGGGAGTTGATTAACCCAACTAAAACAGAAAAGTAA
- a CDS encoding restriction endonuclease subunit M, with translation MVVEIKGNKIKAPLKGNNVWIPTSPEEEIRQKYICRLVNVYGFTTKQMVQDYDYSQITDKKVKSDILVWKNEMSLKNNEKPLIFIECKSDSIIIRPEDYFKGIEISKQIGAEFFVATNSKQTKIYSKVFKITEKGHPNELINIPTNEQAQDDHIVSVLLGQTNEFARDEFSKTLTRCHNIIRNNDKLSPEAAFDEISKVLFVKTIYERSNTEGNIFSIKTYLDLKQNFVDLPVNRNLPFYQELFEKVKRELIDDDLFEPSEIIRIRENSFEAIVKELEIYNLSTTSDDVKGIAFEQFLGKTFRGELGQFFTPRTIVDFMVEVLDPQESEVICDPCCGSGGFLIKAFEYVRAKIENEIHLVKEKTKEQYYDEKFEKLTEKKKAEIDEKVNELFIKLNSELDINNPKSRIRVLSYDCIFGTDANPRMSRTAKMNMIMHGDGHGGVHHNDGLLNVNGIFENRFDVILTNPPFGSRVEKSLKITEADKYTDTKRIAKYRERYGEEYEAALKQINENIDKPLLDLYDTGSMSTLTEVLFIERCLNLLKPGGRMGIVLPEGVLNNTNLQKIRDYVESRAKILLIVSIPQDVFIASGATVKPSLVFFKKFTKDEAEQYRKIIKKTEKEIKEKYESETKPILAELGVKGKEALKAEEKKKLRTELKKISENITVEIKAQVKKEFNYEIPIAEIEKAGISTTGGLIENELKPLATEFKTYKEQKRLWINNKKEVKYEITDGDIHRLSIIDGNVSEPELFYVKAKD, from the coding sequence ATGGTAGTAGAAATAAAAGGTAATAAGATCAAGGCTCCTCTTAAAGGTAATAATGTTTGGATACCTACCAGCCCAGAGGAGGAAATTCGTCAAAAATATATATGCAGATTAGTTAATGTTTATGGTTTCACCACTAAACAAATGGTTCAAGATTACGATTATTCTCAGATAACAGATAAAAAGGTTAAGTCTGACATATTGGTATGGAAAAATGAAATGAGCCTCAAAAACAACGAAAAGCCTTTGATTTTTATTGAATGTAAATCAGATAGTATCATAATTAGACCTGAAGATTATTTTAAAGGAATTGAAATTTCGAAGCAAATTGGGGCAGAATTTTTTGTCGCTACAAATTCTAAACAAACTAAAATATATTCCAAAGTTTTCAAAATAACTGAGAAAGGGCACCCTAATGAGTTGATAAATATACCGACAAATGAACAAGCCCAAGATGACCATATTGTTTCTGTTTTATTAGGGCAGACAAATGAATTTGCACGAGATGAATTTAGTAAAACACTTACAAGATGTCATAATATAATTAGAAACAATGACAAACTATCGCCAGAGGCTGCATTTGACGAGATCAGTAAGGTTTTGTTTGTCAAGACCATATATGAAAGGTCTAATACTGAAGGTAATATATTTAGCATAAAAACGTATCTAGATTTAAAACAAAATTTTGTAGACCTACCTGTTAATAGAAACTTACCATTTTATCAAGAACTTTTTGAAAAAGTAAAAAGAGAATTGATTGATGATGATCTATTTGAGCCGAGCGAGATAATCCGCATAAGAGAGAATAGCTTTGAAGCGATTGTGAAGGAATTAGAAATTTATAATCTTTCAACAACTTCTGATGACGTAAAAGGTATTGCTTTTGAACAATTTTTGGGTAAAACTTTCAGAGGAGAATTAGGACAGTTCTTTACACCAAGAACAATTGTAGATTTTATGGTAGAAGTTCTCGACCCGCAGGAAAGTGAAGTAATTTGCGATCCTTGTTGTGGATCAGGTGGTTTTTTAATTAAGGCTTTTGAATACGTGAGAGCAAAAATTGAAAATGAAATCCATTTAGTCAAAGAAAAAACTAAAGAACAATACTATGATGAAAAATTCGAAAAACTAACAGAAAAAAAGAAAGCAGAAATTGATGAAAAAGTCAACGAGCTTTTTATAAAACTAAATTCAGAATTAGACATCAATAATCCAAAAAGTAGAATTAGAGTATTAAGCTATGACTGTATTTTTGGAACAGATGCAAATCCAAGAATGAGCAGAACCGCAAAAATGAATATGATTATGCACGGAGATGGGCACGGCGGGGTGCATCATAATGATGGACTACTGAATGTAAATGGGATTTTTGAAAATCGGTTTGATGTTATTCTTACCAATCCACCTTTTGGAAGTCGAGTAGAAAAATCGTTGAAAATCACTGAAGCAGATAAATATACCGATACGAAAAGAATAGCAAAATACCGCGAAAGATACGGCGAGGAATATGAAGCAGCTCTAAAGCAAATCAATGAAAATATAGATAAGCCATTGTTAGATTTATACGATACTGGAAGTATGAGTACGCTCACAGAAGTGTTATTTATTGAACGTTGTTTGAATTTGTTAAAACCAGGTGGACGAATGGGGATTGTGTTGCCAGAAGGTGTATTAAATAATACCAATTTGCAAAAGATAAGAGATTATGTAGAAAGCAGGGCTAAAATTTTGCTTATAGTATCAATTCCGCAAGATGTGTTTATAGCAAGTGGAGCAACGGTTAAACCAAGTTTAGTTTTCTTTAAAAAATTTACCAAAGATGAAGCGGAACAATATCGAAAAATCATTAAAAAAACAGAAAAGGAAATTAAAGAGAAGTATGAATCGGAAACAAAACCAATTCTTGCAGAATTGGGAGTGAAAGGTAAAGAAGCACTTAAAGCTGAAGAAAAAAAGAAACTACGTACAGAGCTAAAAAAAATTAGTGAAAACATTACTGTAGAAATAAAAGCACAAGTAAAAAAAGAATTTAATTATGAAATTCCAATTGCTGAAATTGAAAAAGCAGGTATTAGTACAACAGGCGGCCTAATTGAAAATGAATTAAAACCATTGGCAACAGAATTTAAAACATATAAAGAACAAAAACGACTTTGGATAAACAATAAGAAAGAGGTCAAATACGAAATAACGGATGGAGACATCCATCGGTTAAGCATTATTGATGGAAATGTTTCTGAGCCCGAATTATTTTATGTTAAAGCAAAGGACTAA
- a CDS encoding restriction endonuclease subunit S, with the protein MQVTEKTYLNYINLLRLNNWSVPGLLDSTLNYSHEFPLSRIGDFLIKSRNVISIDDNKIYKRVTVRINNNGVVLRDTEKGKNIGTKKQYLAKSGQFIVSKIDARNGAFGIIPEDLNDAIVTNDFPIYNVDTTKINPQFLLLITTTRQFIEFAQSCSSGTTNRQRMDIDLFLNQKVSLPFLHEQETILKNYYTKINQAEKLNRQADGLETEIELYFLEQLGIRKNITSTFSKGLRIIEYKNLDRWDANTVSELTSAYKIEKIGSYILKIATGTTPPTNRPEYFNGEINFYTPSDLGEIMFLNAASRKVSELSFLEKKARRFEKGTILFVGIGSTVGKVGIVNNDYATSNQQITGFNLDPRFLLNEYVYFYFYYLRDITIKEQTKATLPIVNQNKIINIPIPIPPISKQKDIIEEISKMKNKKWVFESEARKLVNEAHQEFEQTIFR; encoded by the coding sequence ATGCAGGTAACGGAAAAAACATATTTAAATTATATAAACCTTCTTCGATTAAACAATTGGAGTGTTCCAGGCTTACTTGATTCTACCCTTAATTATTCGCATGAATTTCCTTTATCACGAATAGGCGATTTTTTGATAAAGAGTAGAAATGTTATCAGTATTGATGATAACAAAATTTACAAACGAGTAACTGTTAGAATCAATAATAATGGAGTAGTTTTAAGAGATACAGAAAAGGGAAAAAATATTGGAACGAAAAAGCAGTATTTAGCAAAATCAGGACAATTTATTGTTTCAAAAATTGATGCAAGAAATGGAGCTTTTGGTATAATTCCAGAGGATCTTAACGATGCAATCGTTACCAATGATTTTCCGATATATAATGTTGATACCACGAAGATAAATCCTCAATTTTTACTATTAATAACGACAACAAGACAATTCATAGAATTTGCCCAGAGCTGTAGTAGTGGAACAACAAATAGACAAAGAATGGATATTGATTTATTCTTAAATCAAAAAGTATCCTTACCTTTTCTACATGAACAAGAAACGATCTTAAAGAATTACTACACTAAAATCAATCAAGCTGAAAAGCTCAATCGACAGGCAGATGGTTTAGAAACTGAGATTGAGCTGTATTTTTTAGAGCAATTGGGAATTAGGAAGAATATAACAAGTACTTTTAGTAAAGGACTCAGAATAATTGAATATAAAAATCTTGATAGATGGGATGCAAATACAGTTAGTGAATTAACTTCTGCCTACAAAATTGAAAAAATAGGAAGTTACATTTTGAAGATCGCTACTGGAACTACTCCGCCAACAAATAGACCTGAATACTTTAATGGCGAAATAAATTTTTATACCCCTTCTGATTTAGGAGAAATTATGTTTTTAAATGCAGCATCAAGAAAAGTTTCTGAATTGTCATTCTTAGAGAAAAAGGCGCGCCGATTTGAAAAAGGAACAATCCTTTTTGTAGGTATTGGCTCAACGGTCGGCAAAGTAGGAATTGTAAATAATGATTATGCAACTAGTAATCAACAAATTACTGGTTTTAATTTAGACCCTCGTTTCCTGTTAAATGAATATGTGTACTTCTATTTCTACTATCTTAGAGACATTACAATAAAAGAACAAACAAAAGCGACTCTCCCAATTGTAAATCAAAACAAGATAATAAATATTCCTATTCCGATTCCTCCTATTTCAAAACAGAAAGATATTATCGAGGAAATTTCAAAAATGAAAAACAAGAAATGGGTATTTGAATCAGAAGCAAGAAAACTTGTCAATGAAGCTCATCAAGAATTTGAACAAACAATATTTCGTTAA
- a CDS encoding AAA family ATPase has product MKITKLNIYNYKNLNVELVNTSSIIALIGNNGSGKSNILEAISTIFFHLFQKKEKDIPFNFLIEYEFGGNQTVSVEKKNSTIHFKVNSNLRADIQQFLPKQIVALYSGEENRLWNKSYEPLYMAYVNGINKSEASGLGEYIIVPKMLYINKFYWHISLLCLLISDAPDTKTFCEETLGINKINSIKFDFKTANYANYTNSSVKNFINLIDKKSEYTLDELKKIISECPFSLAEIYKYLYLAFTPDKKKMLENITIKYNDNNLDIEDFSEGEKKMLLIKAALEFAGLEDSLFLLDEPDAHIHLSNKIQIKNVFKEYLDTRQVILTTHSPTLTDTLDEESLFMLNTGYLVHHKKQEILESVSGEFWNKFQQNAFIASKKPIILLLEGRHDRTHIHNAFEALKNDYPKLDFQCFVLNGESKIQPFLSGLYESDFYTDKLYIGIYDNDGAGDKSFSNGFEKVNDNFKKLKESNAKENNSYFAIKLPKPTGITCDCTIETLYALEKFEEAIQSATHNALGHLKNKSIDEITKGIKEQAKNILSVNSQDFKVEDFINFRLLFNLILEITEHRSSLLKGVKKAEKIERVPQSVRKASPSAEKFIEIYTNRRNTEVNALYYSEKKITIKSGSKLSINVVDSYGPKVERSKELKKIADLQENCWILKEDIVFNSVSGAINYATGGNMNGWSHWLIKENDKPLEFIRKK; this is encoded by the coding sequence ATGAAGATAACTAAACTCAATATATACAATTATAAAAATCTAAATGTCGAATTAGTCAATACTTCGAGTATAATTGCTTTGATAGGTAATAACGGTAGTGGGAAAAGCAACATATTGGAGGCGATTAGTACTATTTTCTTTCATTTGTTCCAGAAGAAAGAAAAAGATATACCCTTTAATTTCCTGATTGAATATGAATTTGGAGGAAATCAAACAGTCAGCGTAGAAAAGAAAAATTCAACTATTCATTTTAAAGTTAATAGTAATTTGCGCGCTGATATACAGCAGTTCTTGCCAAAACAAATTGTTGCACTATATAGTGGCGAAGAAAACAGGCTGTGGAATAAATCGTATGAGCCACTATACATGGCTTATGTAAACGGTATTAATAAGTCTGAAGCAAGTGGCTTAGGAGAGTATATTATTGTTCCTAAAATGCTATACATCAATAAGTTTTATTGGCACATATCATTACTCTGTCTTTTAATTTCTGATGCTCCCGACACCAAAACGTTTTGTGAAGAAACACTTGGCATTAATAAAATTAACTCCATAAAATTTGATTTTAAAACAGCGAATTATGCCAATTATACCAATAGTTCGGTTAAAAATTTTATCAATTTAATAGACAAAAAAAGCGAATATACTCTTGATGAATTAAAGAAAATAATTTCAGAATGCCCTTTTTCACTTGCTGAGATCTATAAATATCTATACTTGGCATTTACTCCCGACAAAAAAAAAATGCTGGAAAATATTACCATTAAATACAATGATAATAACTTAGACATTGAGGATTTTAGCGAGGGCGAAAAGAAGATGTTATTAATTAAAGCTGCATTGGAATTTGCAGGTTTGGAAGATAGCTTGTTTTTATTAGACGAACCAGATGCTCATATACATTTAAGTAACAAAATTCAAATTAAAAATGTATTTAAAGAGTACTTAGACACCAGGCAAGTAATATTGACAACACACTCTCCTACACTTACGGACACCTTAGATGAAGAAAGTCTTTTTATGTTAAATACTGGTTATTTGGTACACCATAAAAAGCAGGAGATTTTAGAAAGCGTTTCAGGCGAATTTTGGAACAAGTTTCAGCAAAATGCTTTTATTGCCTCAAAAAAACCAATCATATTACTTCTAGAAGGGAGGCACGATAGAACCCACATTCATAATGCTTTTGAAGCTTTGAAAAATGATTACCCAAAATTGGATTTTCAGTGTTTTGTACTGAATGGAGAAAGTAAAATTCAACCCTTTTTAAGTGGGTTGTATGAAAGTGATTTTTATACAGATAAACTTTACATTGGTATTTATGATAATGATGGAGCAGGAGACAAGTCTTTCAGCAATGGATTTGAGAAAGTAAACGACAATTTTAAGAAACTTAAAGAAAGTAATGCTAAGGAAAACAATAGCTATTTTGCAATAAAATTACCAAAGCCAACTGGCATTACTTGTGATTGTACTATCGAAACTTTATATGCATTAGAGAAATTTGAAGAAGCTATACAGTCAGCTACTCACAATGCTTTAGGACACCTAAAAAATAAATCTATTGATGAAATTACGAAAGGGATAAAAGAACAAGCCAAGAATATTTTGAGTGTGAACTCTCAAGACTTTAAAGTAGAAGACTTTATAAACTTTAGATTACTTTTCAATTTAATATTGGAAATTACCGAACATAGAAGTAGCCTACTTAAAGGTGTTAAGAAAGCAGAGAAAATAGAGCGCGTCCCACAATCTGTAAGAAAGGCTTCACCAAGTGCAGAAAAGTTCATTGAAATATATACAAATCGAAGAAATACGGAAGTAAATGCACTTTATTACAGTGAGAAAAAAATTACTATTAAAAGTGGGAGCAAATTATCTATTAATGTTGTTGATAGTTATGGTCCAAAAGTTGAAAGAAGTAAAGAGCTAAAAAAGATTGCCGATTTGCAGGAAAATTGTTGGATATTAAAGGAGGATATAGTTTTTAATTCAGTTTCTGGTGCTATAAATTATGCAACTGGTGGGAATATGAATGGATGGTCTCATTGGTTAATTAAAGAAAATGACAAACCTCTTGAATTCATAAGAAAAAAATAA
- a CDS encoding AAA family ATPase, with amino-acid sequence MQIRSLYISNYKLLKDFTINFKKDVSILIGINGSGKSSILEVIAQIFSDSYLDEKSKFGFSIEYEIRLEEILAQTTTSAEFKTEYIKVQISAQKAGQELKYKVFSGAQVLEDNNSIEKKYGSLEKILPSNIVIYYSGLADIMKKICLPHDEKLSVNYRKGNTAIHRPFFYFEPPLFNLILITLLSYEYGDIPKFLFDRMKITGIQSIQINLTKPNWGKSKINEWWGAKGEVKTFLDLLSGLGSPLEIKDEDLQGESKGNVVIEGWQNDNLIITILGQEKLFQIREYFVEERTLFKVLNTLLIDGFQPEVKFSFFHKDDNDSVSTFGTLSEGEQQSIIIRGLIELVNNENTLFLFDEPDTYLHPSWQRKFIENINELTENNAYNNSQFLITTHSPQLLSNADPENSDVQIMEDGEIIKVTPKYYGKDISTILYEMMGVERRNKKVSKLLSSLFNMIEDEEIEESKKQYNSLVELLGDDDPALVRAKIQIDYLEEEADETDN; translated from the coding sequence ATGCAAATAAGATCTTTATATATTAGCAATTATAAATTACTCAAAGACTTTACTATTAATTTCAAGAAAGATGTTTCTATTCTCATTGGCATCAATGGTTCTGGAAAGTCTAGTATTTTAGAGGTTATTGCTCAAATTTTCAGTGATAGTTATCTTGATGAAAAATCCAAGTTCGGTTTTTCCATCGAGTATGAAATACGTTTAGAAGAAATTCTTGCACAAACAACTACTTCTGCAGAGTTTAAGACAGAATACATAAAAGTTCAGATAAGTGCTCAAAAAGCAGGACAAGAACTGAAATACAAAGTATTTAGTGGTGCACAAGTACTGGAAGACAATAATTCGATTGAAAAAAAATACGGTTCTCTTGAAAAAATATTGCCAAGCAACATCGTCATCTATTATAGTGGTTTGGCAGATATAATGAAAAAGATATGTCTTCCTCACGATGAAAAGCTATCTGTTAATTATCGAAAAGGAAATACAGCAATACACCGCCCGTTTTTTTATTTTGAACCTCCTTTGTTTAATTTAATACTAATTACGCTTCTGTCTTATGAATATGGAGATATTCCAAAGTTTCTTTTTGATAGAATGAAAATTACCGGGATACAAAGCATTCAAATTAACCTTACAAAACCAAATTGGGGTAAAAGTAAAATTAATGAATGGTGGGGAGCAAAAGGAGAAGTGAAGACATTTTTGGATTTATTATCCGGTTTAGGTTCTCCTTTAGAAATTAAGGACGAAGATTTACAAGGTGAATCAAAGGGAAATGTCGTAATTGAAGGTTGGCAAAATGATAATCTTATTATTACTATTCTTGGACAAGAAAAGCTGTTTCAAATTAGAGAATATTTTGTAGAAGAAAGAACATTGTTTAAGGTTCTAAATACACTTTTAATAGATGGATTTCAACCTGAAGTGAAATTCTCATTTTTCCATAAGGATGATAATGATAGCGTAAGCACCTTCGGTACCCTAAGTGAAGGCGAACAACAATCAATTATTATACGAGGATTAATAGAACTTGTCAATAATGAGAATACTTTGTTTTTATTTGATGAGCCTGATACTTATTTACATCCTTCTTGGCAAAGAAAATTCATAGAAAATATAAATGAATTGACCGAGAATAATGCATACAATAACAGTCAATTCCTTATCACAACACATTCGCCGCAACTATTGAGTAATGCTGACCCTGAAAATAGTGATGTACAAATAATGGAAGATGGAGAGATAATAAAAGTTACACCGAAATATTATGGCAAAGATATCAGTACAATTTTGTATGAAATGATGGGTGTGGAAAGAAGAAATAAAAAAGTATCTAAGTTATTAAGTTCTTTGTTCAATATGATCGAAGATGAAGAAATCGAAGAATCAAAAAAACAGTATAACAGTCTTGTTGAACTTTTGGGAGATGATGATCCCGCATTGGTTAGAGCTAAAATACAAATTGATTACTTAGAAGAAGAAGCCGATGAAACAGATAACTAA
- a CDS encoding retron system putative HNH endonuclease, whose translation MKQITKLKEPNSLLQHRAQQFAAFDNIPNATKEELKENLLSEQGHICCYCMRRIPENSSPYMKVEHYKCQEHFQDLQLDYRNLLGACTGNEGHPKKLQTCDTQKSSETLTINPLNTNPSCETLFKFNSEGEMSSISDDEAVDRQINTVLNLNMQSLKDARKEVYYVVQERIRAESKRTKNDKPSFVRFLNQELQVWQSKTEGKYRPYCLVAIYYLTKKLKSN comes from the coding sequence ATGAAACAGATAACTAAACTTAAAGAACCAAATTCATTGCTTCAACATAGAGCCCAACAGTTCGCTGCTTTTGATAATATACCTAATGCGACCAAAGAAGAACTTAAGGAGAATCTTCTATCAGAACAAGGACATATTTGTTGTTATTGTATGAGAAGAATTCCAGAAAATTCCTCTCCTTATATGAAAGTTGAACATTACAAATGTCAAGAACATTTTCAAGACCTGCAGTTAGATTATAGAAATTTATTAGGTGCTTGTACAGGAAACGAAGGACATCCAAAAAAACTTCAAACTTGTGATACTCAAAAATCTAGTGAGACTTTAACAATTAATCCTCTCAATACCAATCCAAGCTGTGAAACATTGTTCAAATTTAATTCAGAAGGAGAAATGAGTTCAATATCTGACGATGAAGCTGTAGATAGGCAAATAAATACTGTTCTCAATTTGAATATGCAATCTTTAAAAGATGCCCGCAAGGAAGTTTATTATGTAGTTCAAGAGAGAATAAGAGCAGAAAGTAAACGAACAAAAAATGATAAACCATCATTTGTAAGGTTTCTTAATCAGGAACTTCAAGTATGGCAAAGCAAAACAGAAGGGAAATATCGACCTTACTGCTTGGTAGCAATCTACTATCTAACAAAGAAATTAAAAAGTAACTAA
- a CDS encoding acyltransferase family protein, whose product MKNNSRTVWIDYLRGFITLLVVAHHSSLAYTTFASFDKAAYSNSTHPIVDRYRWVGLDIFEDFNDIFFMSLMFLISGIFVIKGLNRGTKLYLKERFYRLFIPFLIGVCILMVIAHYPAFLLAYGKGDLKDYLVDFFTIESWPVGPPWFIWVLFAFNIIITILYPYLKHSITTLSLKINNLKNSPLKVLLVFYSLTWILYLPMMLSFGSGTWKGIGPFDFQVSRILLYFGYFSLGVIIGGIKIEEGLFGDTSELFRKPILWILGCISVYAIVKVIELPLETMISRNILTIFQATLLYRSVWTFSCSLSCLAFLVLFKRLFNHPTDWWQSLSSNAYGIYLIHYIFVLWCQYELLDANIPAFGKFMITFCISFSVSWYITFLFRKLKFVQRYL is encoded by the coding sequence ATGAAAAATAACAGCCGTACAGTCTGGATAGATTACCTCCGCGGATTTATTACCTTACTGGTGGTGGCCCACCACTCCTCTTTAGCATATACAACATTTGCCTCCTTTGATAAAGCAGCCTACAGTAATTCTACTCATCCAATTGTAGATCGTTACCGATGGGTCGGTCTCGACATATTTGAAGATTTTAATGATATCTTTTTTATGTCATTAATGTTCTTAATAAGTGGAATTTTTGTAATAAAAGGCCTTAATAGAGGAACTAAACTCTATCTCAAAGAACGCTTTTACAGATTGTTCATCCCTTTTTTAATAGGTGTTTGCATCTTGATGGTTATAGCACATTATCCCGCATTTCTATTGGCGTATGGGAAGGGCGATTTAAAAGATTATCTAGTCGATTTTTTTACAATTGAATCCTGGCCCGTGGGACCACCCTGGTTCATTTGGGTTTTGTTTGCTTTCAATATTATCATAACCATATTGTATCCATATTTAAAACACAGTATAACAACTTTATCATTAAAGATTAACAATCTTAAAAACAGCCCATTAAAAGTATTACTTGTATTTTACTCTCTAACGTGGATACTATATCTACCGATGATGCTCAGTTTCGGATCAGGAACCTGGAAAGGAATAGGACCTTTTGATTTTCAGGTAAGTCGTATATTACTATACTTTGGCTATTTTTCCTTAGGTGTTATAATAGGTGGCATCAAGATAGAAGAAGGTCTATTTGGGGATACTTCAGAATTATTTCGTAAGCCCATTCTTTGGATATTAGGTTGTATTTCAGTCTACGCTATAGTAAAAGTTATAGAACTACCACTGGAAACTATGATTTCGAGAAATATACTTACAATTTTTCAGGCAACTCTGCTCTATCGTTCCGTCTGGACCTTTTCTTGCAGTTTAAGTTGTTTAGCATTTTTAGTTCTTTTTAAAAGACTTTTTAACCACCCTACCGATTGGTGGCAATCGCTTTCTTCAAATGCTTATGGCATCTACCTTATTCACTATATTTTTGTACTATGGTGTCAATATGAATTATTGGATGCAAATATCCCTGCATTTGGCAAATTTATGATTACATTCTGTATATCATTCTCGGTGAGCTGGTACATCACTTTCTTATTTAGGAAATTAAAATTTGTTCAGCGATATCTTTAG
- a CDS encoding LytTR family DNA-binding domain-containing protein, whose protein sequence is MRDLLYKNESNWSLHYYLEELRNTYLAGGLIFSYFIFADFYFRNKRKRRHDLEQYPPIQSQIASAKQVISIRTEVKADNFNFEPVQLIFAKADGNYTEITFRTSDGIKKELKRITLRQFELQITEYKFLFRCHRTYLLNISYINSISGNSQNCLVTFTGTTEKVPVSRAKIKMFHDLYQQNKNIN, encoded by the coding sequence ATGCGTGATCTATTATATAAGAATGAAAGCAATTGGTCTCTGCATTATTATCTTGAAGAACTACGAAATACTTATCTAGCAGGCGGTTTAATTTTTTCGTATTTCATTTTTGCCGATTTTTATTTCAGGAATAAGAGAAAAAGACGGCACGATCTGGAACAATATCCTCCCATTCAGTCGCAAATTGCTTCCGCGAAACAAGTGATTTCTATTAGAACTGAAGTAAAGGCTGATAATTTTAATTTCGAGCCGGTGCAATTAATCTTTGCAAAAGCTGATGGCAATTATACAGAAATTACTTTCAGGACGTCAGACGGAATAAAAAAAGAACTCAAAAGGATTACATTAAGACAATTCGAACTCCAAATTACGGAGTATAAATTCCTATTTAGGTGCCATCGCACCTATTTATTAAATATCAGTTATATAAATAGTATTTCCGGCAACTCCCAGAATTGCCTTGTTACGTTTACAGGAACAACAGAAAAGGTGCCTGTTTCGAGAGCAAAAATAAAAATGTTCCATGACCTTTACCAGCAAAATAAAAACATCAATTGA
- a CDS encoding helix-turn-helix domain-containing protein — MEMISKQDLELFRIRIISDIGQLLEVSRSSSKNEFDWLRSKAIRKMMDISPATLQNLRITGKIRFKKIRGSYYYNKTDLQKLFEDEN, encoded by the coding sequence ATGGAAATGATATCAAAACAAGATCTTGAGTTATTCAGAATTAGAATAATTTCGGATATCGGGCAATTACTAGAAGTAAGTCGGAGTTCATCAAAAAATGAATTTGACTGGTTGCGAAGCAAGGCTATTCGGAAAATGATGGACATATCCCCTGCAACCTTACAGAACTTACGAATTACCGGAAAAATTCGCTTTAAAAAAATCAGGGGTTCTTATTACTACAATAAAACCGATTTACAAAAATTGTTTGAAGATGAAAACTGA
- a CDS encoding ArsR/SmtB family transcription factor — MIERRDIFQAIADPTRRMIIQKLSGRALNIGQIVEDSGISRQGIAKHLKVLQQCKMITLTQKGREQICEVRLEQLDEVVDWVNESRKFWNQRLEKLDKFLVETKTTKI; from the coding sequence ATGATAGAACGTAGAGATATTTTTCAGGCGATTGCGGATCCCACCAGAAGAATGATTATTCAAAAGCTTTCGGGTAGAGCATTAAATATTGGCCAAATTGTAGAAGATTCTGGAATAAGTAGACAGGGGATCGCCAAGCATCTCAAGGTTTTACAGCAATGCAAAATGATTACGCTTACTCAAAAAGGTAGAGAGCAGATTTGTGAAGTCCGACTGGAACAACTGGATGAAGTGGTTGACTGGGTTAATGAGTCACGTAAATTTTGGAATCAACGCCTTGAGAAATTAGATAAATTTTTAGTAGAAACTAAAACAACAAAAATATGA